One Bosea sp. 685 DNA segment encodes these proteins:
- a CDS encoding thioesterase family protein, whose product MKDDIRAPALFFAPFVSSAMRIEPQWIDYNGHLNMAYYHVLFDRAVDEVFSLVGLNQDYLETRHASCFTAECHVLYKRELTEGDQVRVTAQLIAFDDKRLHYYLEMRHAHEGWLAATSENLSLHVDMTSRKVTPFPPDILANLALMKASHSMMPLPATIGRIIGMPKRTAITVEGMTGERETETRH is encoded by the coding sequence GTGAAAGACGATATCCGCGCCCCGGCGCTGTTCTTCGCGCCCTTCGTCTCGTCGGCCATGCGGATCGAGCCGCAATGGATCGACTATAACGGCCATCTCAATATGGCCTATTATCATGTGCTGTTCGACAGGGCTGTCGACGAGGTGTTCTCGCTCGTCGGGCTGAACCAGGACTATCTCGAGACGCGCCACGCCTCCTGCTTCACGGCCGAATGCCATGTCCTCTACAAGCGCGAATTGACCGAGGGCGACCAGGTCCGCGTCACGGCGCAACTCATCGCCTTCGACGACAAGCGGCTGCACTACTATCTCGAAATGCGCCACGCCCATGAAGGCTGGCTCGCCGCCACCAGCGAGAACCTCTCGCTCCATGTCGACATGACGAGCCGCAAGGTCACGCCCTTCCCGCCCGACATCCTGGCAAATCTCGCGCTGATGAAGGCCTCCCACAGCATGATGCCGCTGCCCGCCACGATCGGCCGGATCATCGGCATGCCGAAACGCACCGCAATCACGGTCGAGGGCATGACCGGCGAACGCGAGACCGAAACGCGGCATTGA
- a CDS encoding FAD-binding oxidoreductase, with translation MSLPAAALHDTPASAATLPPSPEAVAAVTRALAASFGNRLVTSLAVRQQHGHTLTWIPNQPPDAVVFPQSTQEVAEIVKLCGTHGVPVIAFGTGTSLEGHVNAPFGGVCIDMSQMKRIIAVHGEDLDCVVEAGVTRKELNENLRDQGLFFPIDPGADASIGGMAATRASGTNAVRYGTMKDNVLALTAVMADGSIVKTSTRARKTSAGYDLTRLLVGSEGTLGIITEVTLKLHGIPEAISAGVCPFPSVKAACDATIVTIQSGLPVARIELLDDVMIRGVNLHSKLGLPETTMLFVEFHGSEAGVKEQAERFGEIAAEYGGGPFDWATKAEDRSKLWQARHDAYWAAKALRPGFDSVATDVCVPISRLAECVEETKRDIDAMGLIAPIAGHVGDGNFHTQPIVDLNDPDEVARSQGFIDRLVKRALAMGGTCTGEHGVGQKKIKYLEAEHGAPALAVMRTLKRSLDPQNILNPGKIIAL, from the coding sequence ATGAGCTTGCCCGCCGCCGCCCTTCATGACACCCCCGCTTCAGCCGCAACGCTGCCGCCTTCGCCCGAGGCCGTCGCGGCCGTGACGCGCGCTCTGGCGGCCTCTTTCGGCAACCGGCTCGTCACCAGCCTGGCGGTGCGCCAGCAGCATGGTCACACGCTGACCTGGATCCCGAACCAGCCGCCCGATGCCGTCGTGTTCCCGCAGAGCACGCAGGAGGTGGCCGAGATCGTCAAGCTCTGCGGCACCCATGGCGTGCCCGTCATCGCGTTTGGCACCGGCACTTCGCTGGAAGGCCATGTCAACGCGCCCTTTGGCGGCGTCTGCATCGATATGAGCCAGATGAAGCGGATCATCGCGGTGCATGGCGAGGATCTCGACTGCGTGGTCGAGGCCGGCGTCACCCGCAAGGAATTGAACGAGAACCTGCGCGATCAGGGCCTGTTCTTCCCGATCGATCCGGGCGCCGACGCCTCGATCGGCGGCATGGCGGCGACGCGCGCCTCGGGCACCAACGCCGTGCGTTATGGCACGATGAAGGACAATGTCCTGGCGCTGACCGCAGTGATGGCCGACGGCTCGATCGTGAAGACCTCGACGCGGGCGCGGAAGACCTCGGCCGGCTATGACCTCACCCGCCTGCTCGTCGGCTCGGAAGGCACGCTCGGCATCATCACCGAGGTCACGCTGAAGCTGCACGGCATTCCCGAGGCGATCTCGGCCGGCGTGTGCCCGTTTCCCTCGGTCAAGGCGGCTTGCGATGCGACCATCGTCACGATCCAGTCCGGCCTACCGGTGGCGCGCATCGAATTGCTCGACGATGTGATGATCCGCGGCGTCAACCTGCACTCCAAGCTCGGCCTGCCCGAGACCACCATGCTCTTCGTCGAGTTCCACGGCTCGGAAGCCGGCGTGAAGGAGCAGGCGGAGCGTTTCGGCGAGATCGCGGCCGAATATGGCGGCGGGCCGTTCGACTGGGCGACCAAGGCCGAGGACCGCTCGAAACTCTGGCAGGCGCGGCACGATGCCTATTGGGCGGCCAAGGCGCTGCGGCCGGGCTTCGATTCCGTTGCCACCGATGTCTGCGTGCCGATCTCGCGGCTGGCTGAATGCGTCGAGGAGACGAAGCGCGACATCGATGCCATGGGCCTGATCGCGCCGATCGCCGGCCATGTCGGCGACGGCAATTTCCACACCCAGCCGATCGTTGATCTGAACGATCCCGACGAGGTCGCCCGCAGCCAGGGCTTCATCGACCGCCTGGTCAAGCGTGCGCTCGCCATGGGCGGCACCTGCACCGGCGAGCATGGCGTCGGCCAGAAGAAAATCAAATATCTTGAGGCCGAGCATGGCGCGCCGGCGCTCGCGGTGATGCGGACGCTGAAGCGCTCGCTCGACCCGCAGAACATCCTCAATCCGGGCAAGATCATCGCGCTGTGA
- a CDS encoding AsmA family protein: MRETLTVLAGLLVLALLAALIGPGFVDWRGYRPQIEARLSSVLGVETRIAGGIGLRLLPSPRLTLSDVRVGGAPEASSSVAVEQLTVELALSALARGDFRFADAQVEGATLSIVVDEAGAIRLPASVGGGLPAHTSLDKLSIRRSALIWRDAGKAPVTLMPVAAEVSAVSLAGPWRIEGEVAGSSLRITTGAIEPDGRLRAKASITGDAIQVGFDGNFLLPTVQDGISAGLEGAFTLSPGGAINLAGRVSGGSKQLDLAGLVLDIGGGAARLEGEGQFLPAGGTGSLALRARRLDLDALAKALSERAGFEHSLHALPGPFDISLDLDQLIWRGEDFSAFGLRGRLDEGGLSSAAASVRVAGALVGATGAADAKGVAGRLNLKAEDSRRVALVLARAGLDPALADLVAGLGQIDAEAVGAWDGGRVAFERLLVTGSSGLRLEGSGDIVAERLAAKLALNGFDLNMLPPAESLAGLVGGRDLALDLALTNARFRNAPAGSASLDLRREGAVWRLSRLAIEGFGGVAVSGSGALLAEGGEITGRIRAPRFETLAALAGPLLPEVVRQALARAGDGLSRLDAGFRLTRSAGGETGIAAEGTAQAGALALDGRLDPSGAWRNAGLRFDMTDRRQVFAALGLPAPQLGGPGRFTLEQQPGRLIGSLAGPGLSLVLEGEGGNAARLSLQADRPGQILPEGPARLMPDGLFDASGRVGFTSDGVALDGLVANLGGVSAKGAVVLARDGGLSGRLSLPGLDLRALLGGALGASPAAPGSTWSTTRFGPVIGLGDLKLAIEAASLIASDGVMLRDARFTLQADRDGASIENLTGAYGGGTLSGRVALRRDGGLAQLSGRIGLTQLDLAALTNGALGGKLSGQVEAGGSGESPARLIAGLGGAGSVTLTGASLSRFDPAAYSRVIAGTGEDASESETARLQGRLGEALDSGAWALGDVTLPFTLAGGLARLQPFSFERSGLRAETTGLIDLRALTADLRLGLRPLGGLPKGWPTDAPQIGVAWRGPLSAPQRETDVGALSNAVAARALAREIERVEAFEADARERAANSRRLRAEREMRENERKLAEFIKAEEERRLAEEKRAEEAKRLEELRRIAEEKKAEDARRAEQARQEQEGRGRSEAEERARAAAARGASQPQQPGPLVLPSAPRANFPEPDLQPAKPGGSVPPLPPPMAIESVPRPLSRSVQPN, encoded by the coding sequence TTGCGTGAGACTCTGACAGTCCTGGCCGGCCTGCTCGTGCTGGCGCTGCTTGCCGCCTTGATCGGACCGGGCTTCGTCGACTGGCGAGGCTACCGGCCGCAGATCGAGGCGCGGCTCAGCTCTGTGCTCGGCGTCGAGACGCGTATCGCCGGCGGCATCGGCTTGCGCCTGTTGCCGTCGCCGCGCCTGACCCTGAGCGATGTCCGGGTCGGCGGTGCACCCGAGGCGTCGAGCTCGGTCGCCGTCGAGCAGTTGACCGTCGAGCTGGCGCTGTCGGCCTTGGCGCGCGGCGATTTCCGCTTCGCCGACGCGCAGGTCGAAGGCGCGACGCTCTCCATCGTCGTTGACGAGGCGGGAGCTATCCGGCTCCCGGCAAGCGTTGGCGGTGGCCTGCCGGCGCATACCAGCCTCGACAAGCTCAGCATCCGGCGCTCGGCGCTGATCTGGCGCGATGCCGGCAAGGCGCCGGTGACGCTGATGCCTGTCGCGGCCGAAGTCTCCGCCGTCAGTCTCGCCGGGCCCTGGCGGATCGAGGGTGAAGTCGCGGGTTCGTCGCTGCGTATCACCACCGGCGCGATCGAGCCCGATGGCCGCTTGCGCGCCAAGGCTTCGATCACGGGCGACGCCATCCAGGTCGGCTTCGATGGCAATTTCCTGCTCCCCACGGTTCAGGACGGCATCAGCGCCGGGCTGGAGGGAGCCTTCACGCTGTCGCCTGGCGGCGCGATCAACCTGGCAGGACGCGTCAGCGGCGGCAGCAAGCAGCTCGACCTCGCCGGCCTCGTGCTCGACATCGGCGGCGGCGCGGCGCGGCTTGAAGGCGAGGGCCAGTTCTTGCCGGCGGGCGGGACGGGTTCGCTAGCGCTCAGGGCGCGCCGGCTCGATCTCGATGCGCTGGCGAAGGCGCTCTCCGAGCGCGCCGGTTTCGAGCACTCGCTCCACGCATTGCCCGGCCCGTTCGACATCAGCCTTGACCTCGACCAGTTGATCTGGCGTGGCGAGGATTTCTCGGCTTTCGGGTTGCGTGGGCGGCTCGACGAAGGCGGCTTGAGCAGCGCGGCGGCTTCCGTACGTGTCGCGGGCGCGCTGGTCGGGGCGACCGGGGCCGCTGATGCCAAGGGTGTTGCCGGCCGTCTCAACCTCAAGGCCGAGGATTCCCGCCGTGTTGCGCTCGTGCTCGCACGGGCCGGACTCGACCCGGCTTTGGCCGACCTCGTCGCGGGGCTGGGCCAGATCGACGCCGAGGCGGTGGGCGCCTGGGATGGCGGGCGGGTCGCCTTCGAACGCCTGCTGGTGACGGGCTCGTCGGGCCTCAGGCTGGAGGGCTCCGGCGATATCGTCGCCGAGCGCCTGGCGGCGAAGCTTGCGCTCAATGGTTTCGACCTCAACATGCTGCCTCCGGCCGAGAGTTTGGCGGGGCTCGTCGGCGGGCGCGATCTCGCGCTCGATCTCGCCTTGACCAATGCCCGCTTCCGCAATGCGCCTGCGGGCTCGGCCAGCCTCGACCTGCGTCGCGAGGGCGCGGTCTGGCGGCTCAGCCGGCTTGCGATCGAAGGCTTCGGCGGCGTCGCGGTCTCGGGCTCGGGCGCGTTGCTCGCCGAGGGCGGCGAGATAACCGGCCGCATCCGCGCCCCGCGCTTCGAGACATTGGCCGCGCTAGCCGGTCCGTTGCTGCCCGAGGTGGTCCGGCAGGCGCTGGCGCGCGCGGGCGACGGGCTCTCCCGGTTGGATGCGGGTTTTCGCCTGACACGCTCGGCTGGAGGCGAGACCGGGATCGCGGCCGAGGGTACGGCGCAGGCCGGCGCGCTTGCGCTCGACGGCCGGCTCGACCCTTCCGGCGCATGGCGCAATGCCGGCTTGCGCTTCGACATGACCGACCGGCGCCAGGTCTTCGCGGCGCTGGGTCTGCCCGCGCCGCAGCTCGGCGGTCCCGGCCGTTTCACCCTGGAGCAGCAGCCCGGCCGCTTGATCGGTTCGCTCGCGGGACCCGGCCTTTCGCTGGTGCTGGAGGGCGAGGGGGGCAATGCTGCGCGGTTGAGCCTGCAGGCGGACCGCCCCGGTCAGATCCTGCCCGAAGGGCCGGCGCGATTGATGCCGGACGGGCTGTTCGATGCGAGCGGCCGCGTCGGCTTCACCTCTGATGGCGTCGCGCTCGACGGTCTCGTCGCCAATCTCGGCGGCGTCAGCGCGAAGGGGGCTGTCGTTCTGGCGCGCGATGGCGGGTTGTCGGGCCGGCTGTCGCTGCCGGGCCTGGATCTGCGCGCCCTGCTCGGCGGTGCGCTGGGCGCAAGTCCGGCGGCGCCGGGGTCGACCTGGTCGACCACCCGTTTTGGACCCGTCATTGGGCTCGGCGATCTCAAGCTCGCGATCGAGGCCGCCTCGCTCATCGCAAGCGATGGCGTCATGCTGCGCGACGCCCGCTTCACGCTCCAGGCCGACCGCGACGGGGCGAGCATCGAGAATCTGACGGGAGCCTATGGCGGCGGGACCCTATCGGGTCGCGTCGCGTTGCGTCGCGATGGCGGGCTGGCGCAGCTTTCGGGCCGTATCGGGCTTACGCAGCTCGACCTCGCTGCGCTGACGAATGGTGCGCTTGGAGGCAAGCTGTCCGGCCAGGTCGAGGCCGGCGGCTCCGGCGAAAGCCCGGCGCGGTTGATCGCCGGGCTCGGCGGAGCCGGCTCTGTGACGCTGACCGGCGCCAGCCTGTCGCGCTTCGACCCGGCAGCCTATTCGCGCGTCATTGCCGGAACGGGCGAGGACGCCTCCGAGAGCGAGACAGCGCGATTGCAGGGCCGTCTCGGCGAGGCGCTCGACAGTGGCGCCTGGGCACTCGGGGACGTGACCTTGCCCTTCACGCTGGCTGGCGGTCTCGCGCGGCTGCAGCCCTTCAGCTTCGAGCGCAGCGGTTTGCGCGCGGAGACGACCGGCCTCATCGACCTGCGCGCCCTGACCGCCGATCTGCGCTTGGGCCTGCGGCCGCTTGGAGGCCTGCCGAAGGGTTGGCCGACCGATGCGCCGCAGATCGGCGTCGCCTGGCGTGGGCCGCTCTCGGCGCCGCAGCGCGAGACCGATGTCGGGGCGCTGTCCAATGCGGTTGCCGCCCGTGCCCTGGCGCGCGAGATCGAGCGCGTCGAGGCCTTCGAGGCTGATGCGCGCGAGCGGGCGGCGAATTCGCGGCGGCTCCGGGCCGAGCGCGAGATGCGCGAGAACGAGCGCAAGCTCGCCGAGTTCATCAAGGCCGAGGAAGAGCGCAGGCTCGCCGAGGAAAAGCGTGCGGAGGAGGCAAAGCGCTTGGAGGAGCTGCGTCGCATCGCCGAGGAGAAGAAGGCCGAGGACGCCAGGCGGGCCGAACAGGCCCGGCAGGAGCAGGAGGGGCGTGGCCGGTCCGAGGCCGAGGAGCGCGCCCGTGCCGCGGCGGCTCGCGGGGCGTCGCAACCGCAACAGCCCGGCCCGCTGGTGCTGCCCAGTGCGCCGCGCGCGAATTTTCCGGAGCCCGATCTTCAGCCGGCGAAGCCGGGCGGCTCGGTGCCGCCTCTGCCGCCTCCGATGGCGATTGAATCCGTGCCGCGGCCGCTTTCGCGCAGCGTCCAGCCAAACTGA
- a CDS encoding ribbon-helix-helix domain-containing protein: protein MSRERKHSLSIAGHRTSVSLEDPFWTALKEIAATEGCTMAALIAEIDSRREGNNLSSALRLHVLAHYRRLTAGA from the coding sequence ATGAGCCGCGAGCGCAAGCACTCGCTCTCCATCGCGGGCCACCGTACGAGCGTCTCGCTTGAGGATCCGTTCTGGACAGCCCTGAAGGAGATCGCGGCAACCGAAGGGTGCACGATGGCAGCGCTGATCGCCGAGATCGATTCCCGGCGCGAGGGCAACAACCTGTCCTCGGCGCTGCGCCTGCATGTGCTCGCGCATTACCGCCGGCTCACCGCAGGGGCATAA
- a CDS encoding DUF4169 family protein, whose amino-acid sequence MAEIINLRRARKQRARQDAEDQAQQNRIAFGRSKAERSLSEAERDKAARELDGHRLDGDAPKR is encoded by the coding sequence ATGGCCGAGATCATCAATCTCCGCCGCGCCCGCAAGCAGCGCGCCCGGCAGGATGCCGAAGACCAGGCGCAGCAGAACCGCATCGCCTTCGGCCGCAGCAAGGCCGAACGCAGCCTGAGCGAGGCCGAGCGCGACAAGGCCGCCCGGGAACTCGACGGCCACCGGCTCGACGGCGACGCCCCAAAACGATGA
- the fumC gene encoding class II fumarate hydratase encodes MSETRTETDSFGPIAVPADRYWGAQTQRSLENFRIGGERERMPLPLIHALVLVKKAAAHVNARLGLVEQRVAGAIGQAADEALSGKFDGHFPLVVWQTGSGTQTNMNVNEVLANRANEILGVGLGAKSPVHPNDHVNRGQSSNDCFPTAMHIAAALELSRLLLPALRNLEKALQAKAEAFKDLIKIGRTHLQDATPVTLGQEFSGYAAQIHLGIGRIEASLGGLYALAQGGTAVGTGLNTHRDFAVLFAKEVTALTGLPFRTADNKFEALASHGALTAAHGALAALASDLFKIGNDIRLMGSGPRSGLGEISLPENEPGSSIMPGKVNPTQAEALTMVATQVHGNQATIGFAASQGHFELNVFKPVIASAFLQSVRLLADAAASFQAHCVEGIVANEDRLTELLSRSLMLVTALAPAIGYDQAAGIAKAAHHNGTTLREEALRAGVPGELFDATVKPELMLGPA; translated from the coding sequence ATGTCCGAGACCCGCACCGAAACCGATTCCTTCGGGCCGATCGCCGTGCCTGCCGATCGTTACTGGGGCGCTCAGACGCAGCGCTCGCTCGAGAATTTCCGCATCGGCGGCGAGCGCGAGCGCATGCCCCTGCCGCTCATCCACGCACTCGTGCTGGTCAAGAAGGCCGCCGCCCATGTCAATGCGCGCCTCGGCCTGGTCGAGCAGCGTGTCGCGGGCGCGATCGGCCAGGCGGCCGATGAGGCGCTCAGCGGCAAGTTCGACGGGCATTTTCCGCTGGTCGTCTGGCAGACGGGCTCGGGCACGCAGACCAATATGAACGTCAACGAGGTGCTGGCGAACCGCGCCAACGAGATCCTCGGCGTCGGCCTCGGCGCGAAGAGCCCTGTCCACCCCAATGACCACGTCAATCGCGGCCAGTCATCGAACGACTGCTTCCCCACCGCGATGCATATCGCTGCCGCGCTCGAACTCTCCCGGCTGCTGCTGCCGGCGCTGCGCAACCTTGAGAAGGCGCTGCAGGCCAAGGCCGAGGCCTTCAAGGACCTGATCAAGATCGGCCGCACCCATCTCCAGGATGCGACGCCGGTTACGCTCGGCCAGGAATTCTCCGGCTACGCCGCGCAGATCCATCTCGGCATCGGCCGCATCGAGGCCTCGCTCGGTGGCCTCTACGCGCTGGCGCAGGGCGGCACGGCGGTCGGCACCGGCCTCAACACCCATCGCGATTTCGCCGTGCTCTTCGCCAAGGAAGTCACCGCCTTGACCGGCCTACCTTTCCGCACGGCCGACAACAAGTTCGAGGCCCTGGCGAGCCATGGCGCGCTGACCGCGGCGCATGGTGCGCTCGCGGCACTGGCGTCGGACCTGTTCAAGATCGGCAACGACATCCGCCTGATGGGCTCCGGCCCACGCTCGGGTCTTGGCGAGATCAGCCTGCCGGAGAACGAGCCCGGCTCCTCGATCATGCCCGGCAAGGTCAACCCGACCCAGGCCGAGGCACTGACCATGGTCGCGACCCAAGTCCATGGCAATCAGGCGACGATCGGCTTCGCCGCGAGCCAGGGCCATTTCGAGCTGAACGTGTTCAAGCCGGTGATCGCCAGCGCCTTCCTGCAATCGGTCCGGCTGCTGGCTGACGCGGCCGCGAGTTTCCAGGCCCATTGCGTCGAAGGCATCGTCGCCAATGAGGATCGCCTGACGGAGTTGCTCTCGCGCTCGCTGATGCTGGTCACGGCGCTGGCGCCCGCCATCGGCTACGACCAGGCAGCCGGCATCGCCAAGGCCGCCCATCACAACGGCACGACCCTGCGCGAGGAGGCCTTGCGCGCCGGCGTACCGGGCGAGTTGTTCGACGCAACGGTCAAGCCCGAGCTGATGCTCGGGCCCGCCTGA
- a CDS encoding SspB family protein: protein MAKDILRYDLMVQEALKGVVRKILTEAGRDGLPGDHHFYVTFRSTAPGVRLSQRLRDKHPEEMTIVLQHQFWDLNVSEHSFEVGLSFSGVPERLLVPFDAITTFFDPSVQFGLKFEAQDAVEGAAVEDDAPGPGKAPRGAGSEPSVSPPAPIALPAKVTPAGVPALKLKPAERDAEPAAKISGKASAKKAEADEGEEAGSAQVVSLDSFRKKT from the coding sequence ATGGCAAAGGATATTCTTCGCTACGATCTCATGGTGCAGGAGGCACTCAAGGGCGTCGTGCGCAAGATTCTGACCGAGGCCGGCCGCGACGGCCTGCCCGGCGACCATCATTTCTACGTCACCTTCCGTTCCACCGCGCCCGGTGTGCGGCTGTCGCAGCGCCTGCGCGACAAGCACCCGGAAGAGATGACGATCGTCCTCCAGCACCAGTTCTGGGATCTGAACGTCAGCGAACATTCCTTCGAGGTCGGGCTGTCTTTCTCCGGCGTGCCCGAGCGCCTGCTGGTTCCCTTCGACGCGATCACGACATTCTTCGACCCTTCCGTGCAGTTCGGCCTGAAATTCGAGGCGCAGGACGCCGTCGAAGGCGCAGCTGTCGAGGACGACGCGCCAGGTCCAGGCAAGGCGCCGCGCGGCGCCGGCTCCGAGCCGAGCGTCTCCCCGCCCGCTCCCATCGCCCTGCCCGCCAAGGTGACGCCCGCCGGCGTCCCTGCTCTCAAGCTCAAGCCCGCGGAGCGGGATGCCGAACCGGCAGCCAAGATCTCCGGCAAGGCAAGCGCTAAGAAGGCCGAGGCGGATGAGGGTGAAGAGGCCGGCAGCGCGCAGGTCGTCAGCCTCGATTCCTTCCGCAAGAAGACCTGA
- a CDS encoding PepSY domain-containing protein produces the protein MPLYRAASAWALAGSLILQAGSAAAQPAAPNQPGEPGISMNEARRIAIDNGMVRIEEIELEDCLWQLNGSDNLGADIEIDLRASDGKVVKIERDDPLSAAAPP, from the coding sequence ATGCCGCTTTATCGCGCTGCGTCCGCCTGGGCGCTCGCAGGCTCGCTGATATTGCAAGCGGGCAGCGCCGCCGCTCAGCCGGCTGCCCCGAATCAACCAGGCGAGCCGGGTATCTCGATGAACGAGGCCCGTCGCATCGCCATCGACAACGGCATGGTGCGAATCGAGGAGATCGAGCTCGAGGACTGCCTCTGGCAGCTCAATGGCAGCGACAATCTCGGCGCCGACATCGAGATCGACCTGCGCGCCAGTGACGGCAAAGTCGTCAAGATCGAGCGTGACGACCCGCTCTCCGCCGCCGCGCCGCCTTGA
- a CDS encoding thymidylate synthase, translated as MRQYHDLLNRVLTEGVRKDDRTGTGTIAVFGHQMRFDLAEGFPLVTTKKLHLKSIIHELIWFLRGDTNVRYLQENGVTIWDEWADENGDLGPVYGRQWRSWPAPDGTTIDQIAWLVSEIRRNPDSRRLIISAWNPADIPKMALAPCHCLFQFFVQPSTDGPGKLSCQLYQRSADVLLGVPFNIASYALLTHMVAQVTGLAVGDFVHSFGDTHLYVNHVDQARLQLTRELRPLPKLTLNPDVKRLEDFSFADVLIEGYDPHPAIKAPIAV; from the coding sequence ATGCGCCAATATCACGATCTCCTCAATCGCGTCCTGACCGAAGGCGTCCGCAAGGACGACCGCACGGGAACCGGCACCATCGCGGTGTTCGGCCATCAGATGCGCTTCGATCTCGCGGAGGGCTTTCCGCTCGTCACGACCAAGAAGCTGCATCTGAAATCGATCATCCACGAATTGATCTGGTTCCTGCGCGGCGACACCAATGTGCGCTACCTGCAGGAAAACGGCGTCACGATCTGGGACGAATGGGCGGACGAAAACGGCGATCTCGGCCCCGTCTATGGCCGGCAATGGCGCTCATGGCCCGCGCCCGACGGCACGACGATCGACCAGATCGCCTGGCTGGTCAGCGAGATCCGGCGCAACCCGGATTCGCGCCGGCTGATCATCTCGGCCTGGAATCCGGCCGATATCCCGAAGATGGCGCTGGCGCCCTGCCACTGCCTGTTCCAGTTCTTCGTCCAGCCTTCGACGGACGGGCCCGGCAAGCTCTCCTGCCAGCTCTACCAGCGCTCGGCCGATGTCCTGCTCGGCGTGCCCTTCAACATCGCGAGTTACGCGTTGCTGACGCATATGGTGGCGCAGGTGACGGGGCTGGCGGTGGGCGACTTCGTCCATTCCTTCGGCGATACCCATCTTTATGTGAACCATGTCGACCAGGCCCGGCTGCAATTGACGCGAGAGCTGCGCCCCCTGCCGAAGCTGACGCTCAATCCGGATGTGAAGCGGCTGGAGGATTTCTCCTTCGCGGACGTGCTGATCGAAGGCTACGATCCGCACCCGGCGATCAAGGCGCCGATTGCGGTCTAG
- a CDS encoding carboxymuconolactone decarboxylase family protein codes for MAKPTPIEYADASPEVRAVFDDIMTSRNLKDVNNFWKYLARDPVSLRRTWESVKEVMAPGALDPLVKEMVYLAVSVTNSCGYCIASHSAAAAKAGMSEAMFGELMAVVGMANETNRLVNGYRVPIDAAFDR; via the coding sequence ATGGCCAAGCCGACACCGATCGAATACGCCGATGCCTCGCCGGAGGTGCGCGCCGTGTTCGACGACATCATGACCTCGCGAAACCTCAAGGACGTCAACAATTTCTGGAAATATCTCGCACGCGACCCCGTCTCGCTGCGCCGGACCTGGGAGAGCGTCAAGGAGGTCATGGCGCCCGGCGCCCTCGACCCGCTGGTCAAGGAGATGGTCTATCTCGCCGTCAGCGTGACCAACAGCTGCGGCTATTGCATCGCCAGCCACTCGGCGGCGGCAGCCAAGGCCGGCATGAGCGAGGCCATGTTTGGCGAGCTCATGGCGGTCGTGGGCATGGCCAACGAGACCAACCGCCTCGTCAATGGCTATCGCGTCCCCATCGACGCCGCCTTCGATCGCTGA
- a CDS encoding aspartate/glutamate racemase family protein, translated as MQPMKKTYYGVTLGILMVKSHFRRFHGDIGHAGTWSFPVQYRIVADAVPSRMTEMHNVSLLEPFKAAAQELIEAGVDGITTTCGFLSIYQRELADFCSVPVATSALLQVPMVERIIPSNKKVGILTYNGDALTGRYLEAAGVAADTPVVGMPPTSEFVRSIRDGDDSVPFEILREEVLATAGTLMARHPDIGAIVSECTNLTPFSADIAQRFRVPVFDAVTMVNCFHAALKPQRFVQD; from the coding sequence ATGCAGCCCATGAAGAAGACCTATTACGGCGTCACCCTCGGCATCCTGATGGTGAAGAGCCATTTCCGCCGGTTCCATGGCGATATCGGCCATGCCGGGACCTGGTCGTTCCCGGTGCAGTACCGCATCGTCGCCGATGCCGTGCCCTCACGGATGACGGAGATGCACAATGTCAGCCTGCTCGAGCCGTTCAAGGCCGCCGCCCAGGAGCTGATCGAGGCCGGCGTCGACGGCATCACCACGACCTGCGGCTTCCTGTCGATCTATCAGCGCGAGCTCGCCGATTTCTGCTCGGTGCCGGTGGCGACGAGCGCATTGCTGCAGGTGCCGATGGTCGAGCGCATCATCCCCAGCAACAAGAAGGTCGGCATCCTGACCTATAATGGCGATGCCCTGACGGGCCGCTATCTCGAAGCCGCGGGCGTCGCCGCCGACACGCCGGTCGTCGGCATGCCCCCGACCTCGGAGTTCGTCCGCTCGATCCGCGACGGCGACGACAGCGTGCCCTTCGAGATCTTGCGCGAGGAGGTGCTGGCGACGGCCGGCACGCTGATGGCCCGGCATCCCGACATCGGCGCGATCGTTTCCGAATGCACCAATCTGACGCCGTTCAGCGCCGATATCGCGCAGCGCTTCCGCGTGCCGGTGTTCGACGCCGTGACCATGGTCAATTGCTTCCACGCCGCGCTGAAGCCACAGCGCTTCGTGCAGGACTGA